The DNA segment AGTAATAAAAAAAGTTACAGTAAAATAGAATCATACTGTATTTGCTTATGCAATTACAGTTTTTTAATAATAGGTCATATGATCTTTGTGACAGACTGCTTTAAAACACCCATTTAATATAAACTGTTTTTATTAAATGTAATTGGAATTGTATAATTATAAGACTTGTATATAGAACATCCAGCTAAACAGGTAAGAGAGGATGGATAGTGGTTTAGCTTATAAAATAGCATGTTCATCTATACTTTTGCTAAATATTCAGAAACGCTTagctggaaacttttttttttccccccataaatCCTTAATTTTTGTATGTGATTTGTAGTAATTGCTGACTATATTACTACTTGTTTACATTTGCCTGCAACCTTCCCTTGCAAATTTAACTCATTAATTGCTAATATGTTGAATTCCAATGTCTTTTTTCCTAAAGATTATTGGAAACACTATAGTAGGGGAATGTTGTGGTTAGAAATTTAAGAAACAGAATCCTACACTTGAAATTTGTGCATATAAGATCAATATTAAATTGAATTGCAATTGAATTTCAGTTCCTAGAAGCACAACTGAGCTGAGACAGCAATTTTTGCAACTGTCTGGACTCTGCATATAAAACAATGAATATGGTAGGGTTGCCTTAGTATACCTATAATCCTGAAAAAAATGCAGGACTGGAAGTCTTTGTGCacttttttccctctccctccccattcctcTCACATGTAAGACAGCTAAATAGGCCACAACTGTCTCTACTTCCTCTAAACTCTCTGGGCTAATTCCATTTTTTGGGAACCTTTGAAAAGCACTAACTCATGTAAGTTTCTATATTGTTTGATGTAAATATCTTTTTGTAAAGTATTACTCCAGTGAGGTAGAAGTGTTTTGTGCATTAAAATAATCACTAATTCCTTTTCCTTCTTGTTAATAATATTGGCAGGCTCCTCTCACTTGTGAGAAAATCCAGGGGAAAAACTTAATTTGattctgtttttattaattttatttgtttatacTATTGTGTGTGTTCTTGTAGCTGAATTTGTCCATTGCAATTTTAAATGTAATGTCTCCCAGAACGTCTTGAAGATTTAATGTATTTCGTAAATACACAAAGAATACTGGTGAATTCTGTGCTTGATGAGGACCATAGCTCAGAAGATGAATGAGAGCTGTTGATTcagatgataatttttctgaagcTGACCTTGGGGAATCTTCTGACTGTCTTCTTTTCCCCAGAAAAAGGAAACTTTGCTTAGGGCATGTCAACACTTGCCATGTAAAGTGAGAAAAGTCCTTTTTCTCACAAAAACTgtgggagtgtctacacttgccaatgACTTTTAGTGGTGACACTCAGAAAtttcactgcaaaaaaaaaaagacctccaTGAGAGGCATATAGCTCTTACAGGTGATGCTTTTATAACGATGGGCAAGTGGAAGACGTGTACAGAGCTTTTAGCCTATTCATGATATTCCACAGTATAGTTAGGTGATCACTGTAGCCAGCACCTCTGTTGCTCTGATGCCAGAGGGAAATTGGTCCCTCCTCCCATAAAGCCTTGGGAACTTTGAAACTCCTCGTCTGATTTTTGTGCCAATAATAGTTGGCTAGGTACACAGCAGGCCGTAAAGTACCCTTTGAAAACGATTGTAAGCAGGGGAGAAATATTGGTGCTATGAGTCCCATTTCTTATTCTGGTATGAACTTCCTTTAATGCAGGGCAGATTTTAGTTTTACAGTTTAGGGTGGTAAGTTATGTACATAATATACTTCATTTTTAACAAAAGGCTTTAGAAATTTTCAGCAAATGGGTAAATTTATGCTGCTGCCATTCGTTTGTCTCATCCTTTTTGATCAGTAGAGAGGGGGACAACAAGGTGGCTGAGTTCCAGATCAAAACCTGTAATGTGTTGTAGAATTTGAGCTGTCTACATAAGTGACAGTGgggtgctatttttttttaaattaagttaaCTCTTTCAATTCATCTTAAGTAGACTGAAAATCCCCTTTAAACTAATGTATGTCTCATTTAATCTCTCAAGTCTTTGATCTGGTAATGTGCTTTGACTTTAGCAGAGCTTTTGATATCttccacagtatccttgccagcagGTTAAAGTAGTATGTATTGGATAAATCTGAGTGTaaggtggctagaaagctggttagatagTCAGGCTCAATGGGCAGTAGTCAACAGCTCTTTGGTTAGTGGACTGTATCAAGCAGAGTATCCCAAGGGTGGTTTCTGGGGTCATTTTTGATCAACGTTTTTtaataatgacctggatgaggggatggattgcactttcagcaaatttgtggacaACAGTAAATTAGGGGGAGAAATTGATATGCTGGAAGGTAGGGTAGGACCCAGAGAGATCCTAATTGTCAAATTGGTTTGGAAGAAATCTGGCAAacttcagtaaggacaagtgcagacaaGCGTAAGGACAAGTTGTGTTGGGAGaggcctaggttggatattaggggaaaaaaaaaacctatttagGTAGGAAAGGGgtaaagctctggaatgggttaactagagaggtggtagaatctccttccctagaaaACTGAGAGACCTGGcatgacacagccctggctgggatgatttagttgggattgttcctgctttgagcaggggattgggcttaatgaccttctgaggtctctcccaaccctatgattctatgatcttgtcATGTTGATAGGAACATAGAAATAACACAACCAATTTAAACAACCTAAAAGGAGTTAAACTGTGTACATGCTAGTGTTAAGGAGGTGAGTGTTCAATCAAGttagcttcatttaaaaaaaaacaaaaacctatcaCTTTATGCCTTCATATGGATGTCTGTTACAGTTACTTTTATTAACAAAGGGGATACTAGTGAAGGTAACTTAAACCTGGTCTGAAACTTACATTGATCTGAAACTTAGGTCAACCTATCCATGTCCCTTGGAGTTAAGATGATCTAAGCCCTGCTAATGGTCCTAGAGAACTGCTAGGTTGACAGTTTTTCTGTCAGTTGAGCTACTGCCTTTCCAGAGGGTGGTCTTACTACAGTGATGCAGAAAAAACATTTCTGTTGCTGTCATAAATGTCTATATTGTAAGGCTACAGTGGCATAGCTGCAGCTTGTTCCTCTGTGGTGCTTGTAGTGTAGATAGCCTTACAAAGGTTTATTGAGCACTTGGTAGTACTGAAACATTATTCTATCATGCTAAAATACTGTGTTTGCACAGGCTGCATGTTTTTACATGCTTGTATAACAAAACCGTATACCTTATAATAGTAATTCAGTTTCCTTATTTACACTCTTTCACAGAAACAAAGCATGGAGGAAACAGGAATGGGAAGAAAGAAGGCCTGTCAGGAAGCTCATTTTTCACCTGGTTTATGGTAATAGCATTGCTGGGAGTTTGGACCTCAGTAGCAGTTGTTTGGTTTGAACTAGTAGATTATGAAGAAGTTCTAGGTAAGAATTTTCATATCTTAATGTGTTGGGTTTAGTACATCAAAAATGTGCTACCTTTATCTTCATTCATTCAGTAGAAGCATTTTCTGATTTCAGGAAGAAAAACTGAAGATTTAATCTTGCCTTCAGCTAGAACAGAGCATAAAACCAATTTGCAAATTAACTACTATACATATATTTGTATGTCTActattttacaaaataaatacatCATCGAACACCTGATATTGTAGAATGTATATTGTGCTTTGTGTATTGTGTTTAAAATTCATAGCTCTAATGGAACTTTGTTTGTTAGGAGCTAAGAAATCTGTCCAACATTCAACTGATATTACACACATAGATGCTTTGTTAGTTTATCCTTAACTTTTTGTGCGTGAATCTAGGAGGATATTAAACTTGAACTGTAAGGCAGGACAAGCATCTGATTTAAAATCTGGTCAGGGTCCGATGATGCAAATAATGGTTTTTGTATTTTTACCATGCATGCAGCCAAAGCAAAGGACTTCCGTTATAACTTGTCAGAGGTACTTCAAGGTAGGCTATTGGGAAACAAAATTTCTTTCACTGTCCCTGGGATTAAAATCACAGTCTGTTTTACTCGTTAACTTTTCTGGTAAAAGTTTCCGTTCCTTCAGTCTTCATTCAGATGAAAGAATGTGGGCATATATTATTTCTGACTTTTCTTCCTGTTCTTGTAGAAAATGcggtggttctttgttagctgAATGTTACAGAATTTTTAACTATGTAGTTTAACCTGAAAAGTAACAGCAATAAATTAGATTTCATTGTTGCAACAGAATGGTGATGCTTTACTTACTGTCTACTCTGAACCTGTTGCTGGAATTTGGCTTCAACCACATTATCTTATTTTTTAAACTGTAGtttaatttgtttaaatatttttgtaggaTTTGTGGAGAACAGGAAAATAGTGGTTCACGTGTTTTTGTAGAAATTTTACAGCTGCATTAGTTGTTGGGGACTGTTGTTTTCTCCAGGAAAAAGCAATGGCATGCTCACAACAAACTGTAAGAATCTCTACATTTCATAGCTGTTCCCCATGATCTTATAGCATTCAGCTTCAGGCTTGAGTTTTCCCATGACACTGATGATATATCTAAGATAAGATTGCCAGATGTCCTGCACTGTGCGGGACAGTCCTGAATTTTCAAGACAAGTCCCGCATACCGTATTTAAACAGAAATGTGCCAGGGGGCATTTTTGCGTAAATGCGGGATGCAGggcttgtcatggaaattccctGCCCTGGCTAgggttcctgctgctgggggtgcctgtctcacataacttttccaaaaatctggcaaccctaattgaaaactaattaaaatattaaatgacaTGCTAATTCATTTGTTGATCCCAGGACACCTCTACTTTTAGATGACATAATTTTagatttcctttctattttctagAAGAGACTACATTTTTCTGAGTGTTAACTGAGTGGCCATGagagctgctgtggctgaaataaaggaggggaaaaaaaaaaaacttctaatGTTTTGATCATGTATAAATCCTGATTAGATTTTAATGAATAAGACAGCTACCATTTATGATGTGTTGCTTTTGCTTACCCCATGTATACCATGACTCATGACTAGTAATGGTAATATACACTAGAAGAGAAGTTTACTGTAGCTAAGAAACTAATGTAGCTATTGGTGAAATGTCTGAATTCTTGTATATTTTCTGAGGTATAAGGCTGGTTCTATTCCActaacccaggggtctgcaaccaatggCTTTGGAGCCACATATGCACTTTAAAGGGCTTCTTTGTGGTTCCTAATATTGTAATTTCaaagtaataacaaaaaaaaagctcctgattatttttgctaTTTCGGTGAacacctaaaagcccaacaatgaacagcatgtatctaaatagcaaatatgtgatccaaaaatgttggataactcccactttaatatatgcagtgcattgtgggatatatgtGTGTGCTCTGCCCTTAGAACAGGGGTCACAAAAACTATGGTTTGATATAATTTATAAAGTTTGTCTTGTATtcgcatgcattgtggctcttgaattattgaggttttaaccaaattaaaaaaaaaatggctcttcttgctcttttggttgctgacccctgcactaaccCAATACTGAAACCAGTCTAAAATAATTTTAACTGTCAGATTGGAAAGTGCATAGAAtgactctgtgtgtgcgtgtgcgtgtgcatgtgtgcgtgcgcgtgcgcgtgcgtgtgtgtaATTGCATACCTTTATTTGATTGCAACCTTTCAGATTGCATGGCTAGTTTTGAATTCAGTACATTGAGGAAGAAGGCACAATTTCTGATTGGAATATGTACCTGCTGTTGTGTAACATACTACAGAAGTCATACATTCAAGTAGATATGTATTAACCGTTGCTCCAGTAAGAATCATGAGTGCAATGTGTTGTACTCTGGAAGagtatggtgtgtgtgtgcacgtgtgtatgCGTAAGTAACTTTTACAAACCACTGTATAATGAATGTGTGTTGAATTTATTACCTTGGAAGCATATTAGTGAATTCCTTCATCCATATTCCTTCTTTGTTGCATTTTAGGCAAGCTTGGGATATATGATGCTGATGGAGATGGAGATTTTGATGTGGAAGATGCCAAAGTTTTGCTAGGCAAGTACATCCAAAAACATTTTGTCTTATACTCTGAAGTCCATGTAATATAGCTTTCATACTTCAGGTAGCTTGATTTGTGTTAGTCCATGATATTCAGTGATTAAATTGGGAAATAGAGAAATACCTTAAGGATATAATACTTTGAAAATTATAGGAACTCTTTTCTCTTCTAGAACCTTTAAAATATAGATAGAATTCCTTGTAGTACTGCATATTTTATAGCTTTAACATCCTCAAGTCTCAAAGTATTCACTTGTCACAACACTAAGACTTTTTTAAACGGATTGCTTTACGTGAGATGGACCAGTACTTAAAATACTCACAGTATTACAGCATTGTTCAAATATGCATATGGCAGGTCCATTGTAAATCATGTTGTTTTAGAAGTAAGTGCATACTTTCTAAACCTTACAGGTATGAGTATGTTGCATTTATTTGCTGTTCTTTCTCAGGGAAGGGGGCTCCTGGAAATTCCAAAGATCACTGTTTCCTTCCCTTGAGAGGTTTTACATCCCTTTGACATAGAAAAAAATAGTCCAGGCTTCCTGTGAAGTGCATTAATGTTGTTCCATATGTGGCTAGAGAATATCTTGTACAGTAAAAGCTTCGTTATCCAGCACCTGGATAACCGGCACATTCAGTTAATCGCCATGCCCCGGGCTAGCAGCCTGATTGGGGCtggccagctgccatggggttGCTTGCCTTACCGGTGCAAGTAAAGCAAACTGTCTGCCCAACTGGGACTGTCAGAggacagctgctgcctggctggggagccaaagcggggccagctccctgctgcctgggtggGACGCGGGGTGAGGAAAGGGCATTCAATTTGGGGCCAGCATCTGGCCCTGCTATATCCAGCACATTGTATTAcctggcatccctggggaaccagAATAGTAAAGCTTGTACTATATTTATCTGGAATCTTAGTGGCGATATTTCTAGAACATAAACTTCAATTGATGTTTATGTCAAAGCACTACATCAAATTCACTATGACCTCTAGACCATGTCTCAAATGTTGATCAAGATGTATACAGATATTTCGTATGTAAATGAAATGAAGTTTTAATGTTgggttttgactttttttttttttttccttttgattcaTTCAGATTAACCCATGTAGAGTTCTGGGCAGGCATATATATAATtttacctatatatatatatatataattagttggactgatttttttttcccccaaactaaATCTTTCTGAATATCTCCCACAAGACCCTTCCACACTATTCTCATTGTTACTGTCTCCCATAAAATGAATAGGGAGGCACAGTAGAGAGCAACATTCATATCTAAACTCACCTAACTGTTGAAATTCAagagaaaataatttgtttgctTGTTGATTATAAAACTTTGAGAATTGATGTTCATTGTACGAAGCTGGGGAAATGCTTTGAAAAATTCTGTTTACTCTTTCTACTTCCATTTGATGACAGTGTAATATCCTGAAATTACCTGTACTTATTGGCATCTTGATTTTTCACCACTGCAGAATATTATATAAGGCCATAAGACCATTATATAAGaccataagaatgaccatactggttCAGCCAAAGGTCCGTCAAGATCAGTGTTCTGTCTCCTGATAGTTGCCAGTGCTAGGTATTTagacagaatgaacagaacagataatcaagtATCCATCCACTGtaacccattctcagcttctatCAGATAGACACTACTGACACTACCTCTGCcccatcctgtctaatagccattaACGGACTTAccgtccatgaatttatctatttcttttttgaactccattatactcttaggctacatctacactacagagatcttccgaaagaagcccttctggaagatctcttctgaaagaatttcttttgaaagagtgcatccacacacaaaaaagcggatcaagaatgatccgctcttttgaaagagagcgtccatacagctctcactcttttgaaaaaacaagccagggatcgaaaaatcaggccccatgaggactgctcttttgaaaaaaagggcctggggagcatctacacatgttttcttttgaaagaagctttcgaaagggggagctTTTCCTAAAATGCGAATGGAAGATcgattttgaaagaacactttttgtgtgtagatactccacagggtctttcaaaagagcccccttctttggaaaaatcttttgaaagaacttgcttgtgtagatgcagccatagctGTCAGATTTGCACgtgttgactgtgcattgtgtgagaAATACttacttttgtttcttttaaatttgtTGCCTGTTCCATATGCTGactccctagttcttgtattatgtgtTGAGGCCACACATCAGCGCAAACTTCCAATACAGTGTCCAAACATTGTGTACGTGCTCTGACCAGACAGCTAGTGCTACTTTCCCAAGTTTCTGTCCTTCTGAGGAGATAGGCAAGAATCTTTATTCAGCAGTCCATTTGTTGAGTGTTGATTTGCGTAAGATGAGAGTTCCATTCAGTTGGCTGAAGATCAGGTAGCGCAAAAAGAATTCTTGTCAATTCTATGGCTATGGTGCTCCGTTTATCTGCAGAGCTACAGATTGGGAGCTGTTGCTGAATATTACATGTGTTTGTATTTATCTGGTTTTCTGTCAACCTGTGATAAAACTCTTAATGTGTTTTTTATTGTAATCATTCTGCAAATCTTAATTTTCTCCTGGTGCATAAATAGGAGAGTACTCTGTTATTGCATTTCATGCCAGGCTCATTCTGATTGCAGAGATGGTAGCAAGAGATGTGTGTTGCTCTTGGATACATCTGCCCTTCTAAAGAACTTGATATGACTGGGGATTCTGCCAGTTCTGAGACACTGTTTCTATAATAATCTCACCTTCCCCATGCATAAAACATTAATACAATCTTCTTTAAATATGTAATAAAAGGTCACAGATCAGTTACTTTTTCCCCTCTAAATACAAGTTTTGGAATTTTACTGTTTTCAATTAAAACAATGTGTTCtggaaaatggggaaaaaataggtGCTGATTTTAAGAAGTTTGGTTGCAGATTAATATACAAACATCAGCAATTTAAAGGTAAAATTTATCAAGTGGTTAGTCTGGGGGTGGGCACTAtagagcctgtgggccagatctggccttcCACTATCTCACCTCCAAGTGGGAGCTTcgggcaggcttcctgcctgccacgTCCCCCCCCACAAGCTACTTAAACTGGCCGACTGCAGGGGCCACCTGCTTCTCTGCTCTTGCATGTCCTTGGGTGGGTGCTCCCCGTGCTGCCCCTACTGCCCCAAAACTGGCTATTGGAAGCTGCTTGGGCCGCTTGAAGCACATGTGAGGTTTGCAGGGCCCATACCTCTCAAGGGATGCATGGCATACAGAGAAGCACATGTCAGAAATTTACCCGggatgctggctgggagctgtctAAGGTCAGTGCTTTTCAACTGGAACCCACACCTGAGAACCCATCCTCTCCCTTCCTCACCCCCGCTCCGCCTCTTGCatttctgccccaggtcacaactcaatCCCTCTGCATCCCTGCTCCCATGCCCCTCAGAGACtgtgcaccccaatcccttgctcTGAGTCACAAACTCCTGCTTCTCTGCCTCAGGTCTCAAAACCCCTCCTTGCACCCTgtacccctctcccctgcccccactctctcCAGGATAGAATCCTCTTATGTATGCCCTCCTGTATcttgcaccccacaccccaatttCCTGTCCCATGTCATAACCCCCTACTTCACCCAAATTTCCTTCCTGATCCCAGGCCCTCTCCTGTATCACAATATCAAATGcctttctgcacccagcctccatcccaggcccTCATTTCTCCTCCATTAATATTCTAGAAAAGTGAGGCCTTAAATAACTCACCAAGGTCTTGGAGTGGCCGCCATCAaatattattgcccaccccttggTTAGTCCATACTACGATTTAATTGAAATTCaccttttctgaaagaaataGATAAACAGAAATAAGCACTTTGTGTATTATCTGTTTGTACAAGAGGATTATTAGCCCTGTAGTATCCTAGGTTGTCTTAGTGTCTTAAATGCTAGACAAGTAAAAGACATGACCCTTTCTTGAGAAACTTGATGTCTACAATTAAGTCTATGAACCCCGTAAAGAAACACTTATATTAATAAGGCTACTGCATCTGCTTGTGTGTAGTTATCCAAGTACTTGCATGATGTGATTATTTTACTATGTATTTGTGTGACACGgttcagaattttttttgtcAGAGGATTTATTTGATGGTGCATACATGTGTGGGACTACAATACGAAAAGACTGcttccatgttaattttatattaatttaataCTGTTTTAATAGTGAGATCTTTACTGAATAATAATTAGTGCTATTAAACCATAATTATTTTTCTGCTCTTTAACTGGTCTTCAAAGCAGGAGAGAAATCACTGTGCTTTAAATCCCTGACATTCACACTTCCTTCTGGCAGCGTAACAGGGGATATCCACTTCCCATAATACTGTGGCTGCCAGTAGGAAATTTGAAATTTGTTTATATTTGATCTTAATTATAAATACAATTTTACTTTGTCTAAACAGTGAAATATGCTTCTCACTGTGACATTTTCAAGAGGAGTAAAGGATTATAGGTTTGTATTGTAGGGGTTTGATCTGTAGCTTTAAGAATATCACGTGCTACAATATTTATGTACAGTGGAGCATTAGGAGAATGTAGTATCAATCTTACATTTCTTTTGTGTTGATTGTTGGACCCTATTCCTCTTCATGTTGGACTTACTGGCTTTAGTAGGCACAAGTTTGGGTGTTTGGATAGTACCCTTTATACTTTTGAAACAGTAGTGTACCTTTTATCATTCTGCCTAAATGAAACACTTGGGT comes from the Carettochelys insculpta isolate YL-2023 chromosome 2, ASM3395843v1, whole genome shotgun sequence genome and includes:
- the ASPH gene encoding aspartyl/asparaginyl beta-hydroxylase isoform X12, which translates into the protein MAEDSETKHGGNRNGKKEGLSGSSFFTWFMVIALLGVWTSVAVVWFELVDYEEVLAKAKDFRYNLSEVLQGKLGIYDADGDGDFDVEDAKVLLGLTKDGSNENIDSLEEVLNILAEESSDWFYGFLSFLYDVMTPFEILEEEESEAADDVDGTSQNEGVQGKKTCVILDLQNQ